A region of the Styela clava chromosome 1, kaStyClav1.hap1.2, whole genome shotgun sequence genome:
TCAGTAAATGGAGCTTACTTTATGTGAGGATCATATCTTGAATTCTCAAATGACCAATTTTGAAATTCTAAAATCAACAAAACACTTTATCGAACATTAACAACTGATGAATTTTTGCCATCCTTGTCTgattatgtgaataaacttgattTCGATAGTTTCAAGTTCAAACATAAAATTCTATGTTTGAAATCATAACTTTcaacataggataggatttttatatttatcatatgTGATAGGAAAACAATAAAAtgtcttaatcatatggtggACTCgggcctcttgtctggttaccattccatgtcaggtatgggaatagATATGAGGTAGTTGTTTCTGATTCATGGACTTTATATTCATGTTACTTCCTTCTCAAGGTCGAAGGGCGTCAGCCTGAAGAATGGCATGGTCATGTGACAGCAGTAACCGTGGCGCCAGAGTACAGGCGTCTCGGACTAGCAGCAGAGTTAATGCGAAGACTGGAGGAAGTTTCAGAGCAGAAACAAGGATATTTCGTGGATCTATTTGTAAGGAAGTCAAATGAGGTATGATAGAAAGTTTTCACGAAATACAGGTTGTCCATAAACTccctttataatttcaattttgttgttatgtagtcagttctcaatatatctcaatcaggtttgttgtttcTTAGTCAGTAATTGTaaagtattttcacttcatttaatacatctgtgagggccagaacaatatatggtatcgataaatttcctttgcagaTTTAAAAATTCTTAAGACTTTCTGGACACCCTATGTTTCTCAATTTCGCGACAGTTGGCATATCATCGCTATAGCACAAGTTTGCACATTCGAATCCCGTTTTGTGGTGTGGTTGGGGATAATTatatgtgagaggattgctggacttcttgtccatgtaactgctggtcggtttcGATTTCCTCTATAACTGGCGAACTAATTCGATACccaacatggaatggtaaccggacgagtgACTGTGGTTTGCCATACGATCAAACTGGCTACCTCTCCCCCTGAACGCTTTGTTAAATTGTGACTGTTGATCTTCATTCTATTGAAGTAGTTTGAGATAAAAATGACTCCCAGAAAGGGTTGTTTGCAAATTTAATCCAAATTTTatggattttttataaaaattgtgcCATTAAAAGAACATTGATTACAGTAAGCTCATGCTTGCTAAATGGAGATATTTGTGTGGTGTCAATTTTTTGTGCTTTGGCGCTCAGAAATATTACTATATCCATATTTAGAGTGACAGTCCATAGTTCtcatttaacatttattttattcagattgCTGTTGGGATGTACAAACGTCTGGGCTATTCAGTCTATCGAACTGTTATTGGATATTATTCATCACCTGGAGGCGATAGAGATGAAGACGCTTTTGATATGAGAAAAGCACTCAGCCGtgacattttcaaaaaatcaatCATTCCGCTCAAAGAACCTGTTAAACCCGAAGATCTTGAATAATAAAGAATCCCAGTCAGAAATAAGTGGAAATTGACCAAAGCACTTTAGTCTGCCATTGTAATTTTGCTCAGTTATCAATCTTATTTATTACTAAGTTACTTATTTACTCAATTACTTGGAGCAAATTCATCCAAACAAAAAACAGAATTTATATCATAGGAACTTTAACTCAATGGTagattttactttttttgagAGAAACCTGTTTGGCTTATATTTTATCATGAAGCCCCTTTATATTTCTACTCTAACCACCTGCCTTAGCTGTCTAAATGCCTAATCTCTGATGAAATTCAACTATCGTTTTGACGTGTGCATGAAAGCTCGTGAATCTGAATCGAATTACTCGTTAACTAAATATATgcctgacatggaatggtaactggatGGCAGAATATATAATTAGGCCATTTTATCCGCTTTACTTCCCTCATAGTTAAATGtgaaatcagtaatttatttcttcgcCATACTGAAAAAATGAACTATAAATACACAAATtcaaagaaatttaaaaaaatctaacttcAGAGTGAAAGGAGATGCCAAAACCAATTCTGAAAGTCCATTCTGTAATGAATTCgttgtcatttattttttcaaaccaATTGCTTTGGTTTTGCATTCTACAAATTTCTTTGCAATCATTCTGTTAATGAGTTTGCTCTGAACACAGGCTTTGTTCAAGCGATAATTCAGAAAGGGTGTCTGCTTGACATTCGGAATGGATGTTTTTGGAtagtttattgaattttttctttcTGTGCAAAAAGTTTCACAAGTGGAatggaatattttcaatttgtgatgtatgaatattatgaaataatatttcatcattttaGGTAGCCTATGCAATAAGCTACAATCCTGGgtaattttaaagaaaaacaatCAACCAAATATTTCTGATTGGGAGATTGAAGCTtcttttttacatattttttttcatattaaaccagatttttttttatgtgtacTTTCTTGTCATTCCAGAATGATAGCTTCACTTTCACATAGTGTTTTGTAACTGGGGGGAAGGGGTATAAAAATATCGTAAGTGCCTATTGAGGTTGCAAACATGGTGTGTTTCAAAGCGTATAAAATCTTTCGTAGTACGGGCAGCCTGACAACCAGATCAGATAAAGTGAGTGAATGAGGATAGTTTTAGGCtccatttttatattgattttctCACTGACGTGCAATGCATTCTAGTGAGGGCCTGACTTTTATCAGTTACGCTTCTAGTCGTAATTTCAGGTCTGTAGATTAAACAGTTCAATGATACAGGTTTGTTTCAGACCACCACCAAGGCAGTTTTTATAACTTTTATTTTGATCATAATCAGAATACCAGGCAAAAAAATGGTTGGTATAAGCATATAAAAACTGATATGAAATCTGGTTAATTTTGATTCGACGATCAACGTAATATACCGTGAATCAACTGAGGAAAGGCAGTTCGGTATGGAAGAGCACGAAGTTTAAAAAAACACAGAatctgaatatatattaaaataaaaacgtgttgcCAATTAAAAAATTGCTCGAAATATATAGTCTCCGTGGCATTGTAGCTTGGCCGATAGCGTCAACATATTCATATTGaacatgtttattttttatatatttcgtATTTTCTAGCTATGTAACAGATTTACCATAAAAACGATAAGACATTAgtatttgtcaaaatattttggcAATATTCTTCTACTGCTTTTTAACGTTGTTTGTCGAAATcgaatctctctctctctctctcttgatAAATATTAGGCCTTCATAAATGTTATAGTATCGTCCAAAATCTACAATTGTTGCAAGCAATTTTGTGATTCATTactattatataatttttaattatttctttCGTCGTTAACATATTTCAGGATTCACTAAAGCTGTTCTATACCGCTCCTAGTGGTTGTTTCACACGTGCGTCACAGTCTGGACCTCAATTTCCTTATTTCTCGTTGTTTATCGTGCACCTGTCTACGTTTCTTAGCCAGTATTGTATTTAATAGATATCTTTTCTTCGCGTTTTCACAAAAAATGGAGTGTATACCACAAGAAATATCACCTGTAGCAACACTGGAGCCGGCCACTAAGGTAGGAGATTTAACATACTTCTAATATACTACGGTAGTTTACCGTACACTAGGTAATAAGTTAATGCTGTAATGACAAACCCCTGTTTTTCGTTTGGGTTGGATTGGAGAAATACTGTATCAAATAATATGTCCAATAATGGTTGGTCAGTGTCTGAGTGTAGAAGAAGCCACCCTGCCTGCGGTAATGCGAACTGCCTGACAATTCTGCATTAGATATGATTAGTACATTTTGACATTGACATTTTGTTGTAGTTCGGGCATTTTTCATACTTTTGTTTACATACTGGCGAATAATGATTCGAACCTGTCAACAGACAGGAAAATCCAGCAATTGGCAGTGTGTTGCTTGAGCTTAATAATTCGATTCCCAAACTGATTGGtaattatttttaacatttagCAACTTGAGGTCCGATCTATTTAGTCAAACTCTTTCAGTCTTTCATATCGGAAACTGATGACCATCAGCTGGGCACAGTTATCCTATTCCAAGATGTCCCAACGTTGGTTTAACACTCTATTTGTCTCTGAAACTATGTTATCTGGCCAAGCTTGTCTTAATCGAAACGCGTGTCGGCAGTCACATGACGCAAATTACGTTTTTACGAgaaactctcgaatgctaccagaaaaaaattttccttcAGTAAGTTAGATTATTTTTTCATGGAATCCAATAGTGACGTTTTTGGATTGCGCTTTTTTTCAGTTTACTGCGTAGTGCAAGTGTGACGTTTTGAGTCGATATGAAGACACATATTGGCTCGTAAATGAGGGGTTCGTGCTCACCATTATAATGGACGTGGTTTGATTTGGGGCCTATTCTTGGAATGAGAGAACTGACCATTAACGA
Encoded here:
- the LOC120340593 gene encoding N-alpha-acetyltransferase 20-like, translated to MTFYRPFTCFDLLKFNNVNLDPLTETYGLSFYLQYLAKWPEFFTIAESPSGETMGYIMGKVEGRQPEEWHGHVTAVTVAPEYRRLGLAAELMRRLEEVSEQKQGYFVDLFVRKSNEIAVGMYKRLGYSVYRTVIGYYSSPGGDRDEDAFDMRKALSRDIFKKSIIPLKEPVKPEDLE